In the genome of Mycobacterium kansasii ATCC 12478, one region contains:
- the rseA gene encoding anti-sigma E factor RseA: MADRGHVFRRAFSWLPTQFASQSDAPVGAPRRFRSTEHLSIEAIAAFVDGELTMNAHLRAAHHLSLCPQCAAEVDDHSRARAALRDSRPIRIPSTLLGLLSEIPHQPSDDATPLPDPFAQRDVRGQRKRR, translated from the coding sequence ATGGCCGACCGGGGACATGTGTTTCGGCGCGCATTCTCCTGGCTTCCCACCCAATTCGCTTCCCAAAGCGATGCGCCGGTCGGTGCGCCGCGTCGGTTCCGGTCCACCGAGCACCTGTCCATAGAGGCCATTGCCGCGTTTGTCGATGGTGAGCTGACAATGAACGCCCACTTGCGCGCGGCGCATCACCTGTCGCTGTGCCCGCAGTGCGCTGCCGAAGTAGACGACCACAGCCGTGCTCGTGCCGCGCTACGCGACTCGCGCCCGATCCGCATCCCCAGCACGCTGCTCGGGTTGCTGTCCGAAATCCCGCATCAGCCGTCCGACGACGCGACGCCGCTGCCGGATCCCTTCGCTCAGCGCGATGTCCGTGGCCAGCGGAAGCGTCGCTAG
- the sigE gene encoding RNA polymerase sigma factor SigE, with translation MERGGRWAGNTEWQLRVAGDELPTLDGRGIPEGHDIATLSTTTMSHPRQIRDDEWVEPSDGLLGTAVFDATGDKATMPSWDELVRQHADRVYRLAYRLSGNQHDAEDLTQETFIRVFRSVQNYQPGTFEGWLHRITTNLFLDMVRRRTRIRMEALPEDYDRVPADDPNPEQIYHDARLGPDLQAALDSLPPEFRAAVVLCDIEGLSYEEIGATLGVKLGTVRSRIHRGRQALRDYLAAHPEHGQAYARSGKTGG, from the coding sequence ATGGAACGAGGCGGACGCTGGGCGGGGAATACTGAATGGCAACTTCGCGTTGCCGGAGACGAGCTGCCAACGCTTGATGGCAGGGGAATTCCGGAGGGACACGACATCGCCACTTTGAGCACGACAACCATGTCTCACCCCCGACAGATCCGCGACGATGAGTGGGTCGAACCATCCGACGGGTTACTTGGTACTGCGGTATTCGACGCGACCGGGGACAAGGCCACAATGCCGTCGTGGGACGAGCTGGTGCGCCAGCACGCCGACCGGGTGTACCGGCTGGCCTACCGGCTCTCCGGCAATCAGCACGATGCCGAGGACCTGACGCAAGAAACGTTCATCAGGGTTTTCCGGTCGGTCCAGAACTACCAACCGGGGACCTTCGAGGGCTGGTTGCACCGCATCACCACCAACCTGTTTCTCGACATGGTCCGCCGCCGGACCCGCATCCGGATGGAGGCGTTGCCCGAGGATTACGACCGGGTGCCTGCCGACGACCCCAACCCCGAGCAGATCTATCACGACGCACGTCTGGGGCCCGATTTGCAGGCTGCCCTCGATTCGCTGCCGCCGGAGTTTCGTGCCGCAGTCGTGTTGTGCGATATCGAAGGTTTGTCCTACGAGGAGATTGGCGCCACCCTCGGTGTCAAGCTCGGCACCGTGCGAAGCCGGATCCACCGCGGACGCCAGGCGTTGCGCGACTACCTCGCCGCGCACCCCGAACACGGTCAGGCCTACGCACGCTCGGGTAAGACTGGCGGTTAA
- a CDS encoding O-methyltransferase, whose amino-acid sequence MDGTGDSSVAHGPQAPSRAELMSAHAEGSISEDAILTSARERAMDIGAGAVSPAVGALLSLLAKLSGGKAVAEVGTGAGVSGLWLLSGMSNDGVLTTIDIEPEHLRLAKQAFHEAGIGPSRTRLIGGRAQEVLTRLADEAYDLVFVDADPVDQPDYVVEGVRLLRPGGVIVVHRAALGGRAGDPAARDAEVTAVREAARLIAEDERLTPALVPLGDGLLAAVRD is encoded by the coding sequence ATGGACGGCACCGGTGACAGCTCGGTCGCCCACGGCCCGCAGGCCCCCAGTCGAGCCGAACTGATGTCTGCGCACGCCGAGGGGTCGATATCTGAAGACGCGATCCTGACCAGCGCCCGTGAACGGGCCATGGACATCGGCGCCGGGGCGGTGTCGCCCGCGGTCGGCGCCCTGCTGAGCCTGCTGGCCAAGCTCAGCGGCGGCAAGGCGGTCGCCGAGGTGGGTACCGGAGCGGGTGTCAGCGGACTGTGGTTGCTGTCCGGCATGAGCAATGACGGCGTGCTGACCACGATCGATATCGAGCCCGAGCACTTGCGGCTCGCCAAGCAGGCCTTCCACGAGGCGGGAATCGGTCCGTCACGCACCAGACTGATCGGCGGGCGTGCCCAAGAGGTGCTGACCCGACTCGCCGACGAGGCCTATGACCTGGTGTTCGTCGACGCCGACCCGGTCGACCAACCGGACTACGTGGTCGAGGGTGTGCGGTTGCTGCGACCCGGCGGGGTCATCGTGGTGCACCGGGCAGCGCTGGGCGGACGGGCCGGTGATCCGGCGGCACGCGACGCCGAGGTGACCGCGGTCCGCGAGGCGGCCCGACTGATCGCCGAGGACGAACGGCTCACCCCGGCCCTGGTGCCGCTGGGTGATGGGCTGCTGGCCGCCGTCCGGGATTAG